GCTTAGCCAACCAATAATTAGCCTGCTCCCAATGCTTCAACCATAAAAAAAATGTCAACAGGCCGCAGGCCTTCCATCTTTTCTGGGGTCACTAACAGCAATCAGTGTATCATGGACTGGTTGTGCATTGGGAAATTTTCCATTTTCCCTACCAATTATGTAAGTtggattttttagtttttttacaACAACAAGCTGAGTGACGGCATCCACTGGCCTAGGCTCTACCTGATGGCCTCTTTCTTCTAAGAAGAGCTTGGTTCTTTCCGAAACCTCAATGCGATTGCCACATATCACAGTCCAATTTTCACTGGTGACCTTATTAGGTATTAACTGCAAAGACATAACCACAAAATTAAATACCCATTTGGATATAATACCATAGATTTCAATTCTATTACTTGAAACGATGGAAGTACCAGATGGTAGACCCTCGGACGCTGAACTGCATCCAGCGGTTTCATCCCCAAAACAAAATGGTTAAGAAAAACCTGGGTAACTGCAGGGATAATGTTCAAACCCCCACTACCACCAAGGAGCCCAACTAATTGATCATCCTGCATGGAACACAATAATATTGGCAAAAGCACATTCAGTTTATGAATTGGACTACTAAGAAAATAATTAACTTCTTTAGTCTTTACCTTTGTGATAATAAGTGGGGTCATGGAAGATAAAGGTCTCTTGTTGGGTCTGATAAAGTTTGCAGGAGCAGGAGGGAGATTGTCTGGGGTAGTTTCCGTAGGTGTCGAGAAATCGCCCATCTCATTGTTGAGCACAATTCCAGTGGAAGTAGAGAGAACCCCACCTCCAAATGCAGAGTTTACAGTTGTTGTCATTGACACTGCATTTCGATCTTTATCTACAATGCAGAAATGGCTAGTTCCATGGTCTTTTAGCTGACTCCACCTGTCATTTATGGGCTAAGGACTTCAGAGAAAAAGCACACCATTTCTATGGATTTACAAAGGCTCAAGGGTAAGGGATATAGTACCTATACATATAGTACTCTGGAGGGAAAGTAGTGTTGTCAAATATTCTCTCCCTGATTTGCTTAGCAAAATCTGTTGAACGCATCTCAGTTTCATATTTACTAGTATCTACAAATTTAGGATCTCCCAAGTTCATTCTTACGGCAAACATGTGCTTTATTGATTCAATCACCCGATGCACACCAAGATCGCCCTTTGCAGCATCAGGGCTTCCATAACTATCAAAGACATTCGCTATCTGTTCTGACACAAAAGTGGCATGCTTTAGCTCACAACCACAAGCAGCATTTAAACTTAAAAGACTAGAATTACCAAACAAACGATATCATTTTAGATCATCTTTATCAGCATGAAAATAGTTTAGCAACATAGCAGAGCACCTACCAGAGAAAGCCCGAGAGTTCCACTTGAAGGAGGTGGCATCCCAAATAAAGTGTAGCCCATTACGTTTGCAACCATGGCATCCATAGTCACCACCTTGTAATTTCTCAAATCCTCCATTGTCAAAATCCCACCAGCCTCTCTCACATCTTTGACTAGTTTCTCACCAACCGAACCATTATATAAGGCGTCCGGTCCTAGCTCTGCAATTTGCTCCAAACTACGGCCAAGTTCAACATTGTAGCATGTATCACCAGCTTTTAACAACTTCCCGTTAGGAGCAAAAACTTGTCTCAATCCATGGTTGCTCAAAATCAAATGTGAGTTTTCACGTATATTTTGTCCCATGAAAGGACTAACTAAAAATCCACCTTCAGCAAGTTTTATAGCTGGTTGGAACAAAGTACTCCATTCCAAACGTCCATATTTCAACCAGGCTTTGTGCAGGCCAGCTATCTCACCAGGGACTCCCGCAGACAGTGGACCGTAAAGCTTGTTACTTGGAGCGTTTGCATACATATTCTGTTTGTTCAAAGTtcacatttttacatgggattaCACTCGTCAAAATTTTTAAAAGTATAATCAAGCTTTTAGTGTACATAATCTTATAAAACTACAGTTTGAAAAATGCTAAACATGGTTACAAATAAAGAAATATTTAGTAAGTTAGTATTGCATGATTGttaatgaaattttaaaataagaCAACCACATGAATCAAAGTTTAAATGATTATACTTACTTGTCTTTTATTGTTAAGTCCCTAaccttattattgtttttttgcatttaaatatctaatttcttaaaaaaaaaattagctttCTTAGTCCTTTCCATAATTCCTCGGTATTTTACGTTAAAAAAATTAAGGTTTTGTAGTTAAATCTCCAACTTATACATCTTCTTGCACTTAGGTCCCTAACTTTAAATTTTGACattattatttttgtaaaatctaAAGATTCTGAacaatcaaaataaaaataatgatattatttTGTGACTTATTTCTTGTGTTTATtaataatttcatttttttaaatttttgatagaatttataatataattattgaaatttttataaattataatagcaactatttattatcattacgctaaaaatatatttatgaattaaaaataattatgatatatatgttatcaataaatttaaatttatatttgtttacgAGGGAAGAAAAATTACTACCAAAGTTTAAAGTTAGTGAACAAAGTATAAAATAATCTATAGATTTGGGACTTTTTCCACATATTTTTTTGGGTTTATACTTGTCCCTTGTCTTTtttctcattatttgtttggactctatgttttgacaaattatattttggaccatatattttgtaaaatagttaaaatagaactctaaactcaattttgatgaagaaaaaattgaatataacaatacaggtTTTAAGTAGAAtagttttatttttgttctgaattgttagtttggtaaattatttgtgattttagttaagaaAATATTGACAAAAATCGgatttatggttctattttaactattttacaaaacatatggtccaaaaaataatttgtcaaaataaaaTGTCCAAACagataaagaaaaaaaacacaaagTACAAAAAAACATAAACCCTACtttttttaacagaatatttgGATAGAAAAGTAAAAGACTTAATGATGCTAACTCACTAAGTATAAAATAATCTATAGAATTGGGACTTTTTCCACAACTTtttttttaacagaatatttgGATAGAAAAGTAAAATATTTAACGATGCTAACTTTTCAAGAGGTTGATGATTTAAATGCTAAAAAAATTAAGGCTTGGGACCTGTGTGCAACATTATTCTATTCTCTATGATGTTTTTTTAGAAGAAACGAAGATATCATTAAAGTACTCACATTGGATGAGCTAAAATgtgttattctttataatatagagaaaaaatagttAAGTACCATTTTATTGgatgatgtaaagttatatttttttacctaaatgaatagtatttatttatatgtagtgaaatactattcatcaagctataaatattttattatttttttataaacttttgtatatatatgagtgtgatactattattttaattattttatttcttaaaataaataaaatatttttaaaaatataatatataaataatgtaaagaagtagttgtatggtataatgtaaaagttttgaAGTAAATTATACAAATGTatgtttttgtgatatattttatactacattttctttataatatttagctaagactcataaaaacatcttccatcagcttctttatacatatatttataataggtATGCACAAATtccaattaatccatatctacatttacataatatttacatatcctttatataatattttaatattttttttataacttttctctctctatttagtatatatatatatatattttttttttctttttcaattattttattttactttaagtaataaaatatgtttaaagatataatatttaaatgatgtaaagaaatatatagagaagctaatatatggtataatgtaaaacttataggtaaaatagaaaaatgtgtattttgatgaGGTATTTTAAAGGATGGAGTAGAGCACCCAATGTGAGTGCTCTTAAAAGACAAAAGAGccggaaaaaaaaaaactaaagccACTCAAGGACCATATTATCTTTTCTCTGTAATTTGATtgattgataaaaaaaaagaatCGGGGCTCGTCCAACACTACAGAGTAGATGTGAATAGAGCTATAAATACGGCCCAGACTTTCTAGCACGGCACAAGCCTaggaggcacgagcacgacacgaattgaaaattggtACGGCACGGCACGGTACGACATAGGCCTGAGCACGGCatggcacgacaagcccgaaggcacgacacgataaaaagtccgatattttgatattaataatcataataaacttttatttgtcaattattaataaattaaaatgataatagaagtcttatttttctcaatgtttatatttttataattatattaatttattttaagatttgtgagttaaattttttagcatttattagtagggattaaaattctaataattatcttt
This genomic interval from Humulus lupulus chromosome 8, drHumLupu1.1, whole genome shotgun sequence contains the following:
- the LOC133797147 gene encoding glutathione hydrolase 3-like, with the translated sequence MTDNQSLSSPLLDFQQSKRWSKALWCLLPITLTIIVVLLRVPGSNLNVWITKEGNRYNNEDRVNDAFVIESHEGVVAADVGICSEIGASFLRQNGHAVDAAVATALCLGILNPVSTGIGGGGFMIVRSSTTLKSQAFDFRETAPSAASENMYANAPSNKLYGPLSAGVPGEIAGLHKAWLKYGRLEWSTLFQPAIKLAEGGFLVSPFMGQNIRENSHLILSNHGLRQVFAPNGKLLKAGDTCYNVELGRSLEQIAELGPDALYNGSVGEKLVKDVREAGGILTMEDLRNYKVVTMDAMVANVMGYTLFGMPPPSSGTLGLSLIANVFDSYGSPDAAKGDLGVHRVIESIKHMFAVRMNLGDPKFVDTSKYETEMRSTDFAKQIRERIFDNTTFPPEYYMYRWSQLKDHGTSHFCIVDKDRNAVSMTTTVNSAFGGGVLSTSTGIVLNNEMGDFSTPTETTPDNLPPAPANFIRPNKRPLSSMTPLIITKDDQLVGLLGGSGGLNIIPAVTQVFLNHFVLGMKPLDAVQRPRVYHLLIPNKVTSENWTVICGNRIEVSERTKLFLEERGHQVEPRPVDAVTQLVVVKKLKNPTYIIGRENGKFPNAQPVHDTLIAVSDPRKDGRPAAC